A DNA window from Helianthus annuus cultivar XRQ/B chromosome 15, HanXRQr2.0-SUNRISE, whole genome shotgun sequence contains the following coding sequences:
- the LOC110912077 gene encoding auxin response factor 8 isoform X2 codes for MKLAASGSVQQLQEGEKKCLNSELWHACAGPLVSLPIAGARVIYFPQGHSEQVAATTNKEIEAHMPNYPTLPPQLICQLHSVTMQADVETDEVYAQMTLQPLTPQEQKDTFLPVELGIPSRQPTNYFCKTLTASDTSTHGGFSVPRRAAEKVFPPLDFSQQPPAQELIARDLHDVEWKFRHIFRGQPKRHLLTTGWSVFVSAKRLVAGDSVLFIWNEKNQLLLGIRRANRPQTVMPSSVLSSDSMHIGLLAAASHAAATNSCFTIFYNPRASPSEFVIPLSKYVKAVYNTRVSVGMRFRMLFETEESSVRRYMGTITGIGDLDPARWPNSHWRSVKVGWDESTAGERQPRVSLWEIEPLTTFPMYPSLFPLRLKRPWYPGPSSFQDNRDDAWMRGETAEQALHYSNFQSSGMFPWMQQQRVDPSFLQSNLNHQYQAALAAGMQNVGSADALKQHLLQFQQPVQYLQHPSTQITHQSTPQPFLHGQSQLMDNFSRSIQEQINNQEGQRLQNSYPETYLMQNQHQSFPKTDFMDLSPKFTSNITPSSMQNMIGSGGISNVAGSSRTGQTVVTEHQSNQQQLWASKFGQTQVSASSTSPSVEQESTLDAQNHGLFSNINIDSSGLLLPTIDPDLSTIPSSPASGFQNFGYMQDSSELMQSNANPNRTFVKVYKSGCVGRSLDMSRFNSYHELREELGQMFGIEGLLEDPQRSGWQLVFVDRENDVLLLGDDPWEAFVNSVWYIKILSPQDVQQLGKHEVESFGQNPGEKMGSLDF; via the exons ATGAAGCTTGCAGCATCTGGCTCTGTTCAGCAGCTTCAAGAAG GGGAAAAGAAGTGTTTGAATTCGGAGCTATGGCACGCGTGTGCAGGCCCGCTGGTTTCCCTACCAATAGCAGGCGCTCGGGTGATCTATTTCCCTCAGGGTCATAGTGAGCAG GTTGCTGCTACGACAAATAAAGAAATCGAAGCTCACATGCCCAATTATCCTACCTTGCCTCCCCAATTGATCTGCCAGCTTCACAGTGTCACAATGCAG gCAGATGTTGAAACGGATGAAGTGTATGCCCAAATGACATTGCAGCCATTGACCCCG CAAGAACAAAAGGATACATTTCTTCCTGTTGAGTTGGGTATTCCTAGTAGACAACCAACAAATTACTTCTGCAAGACGTTAACCGCTAGTGACACAAGTACGCATGGCGGATTCTCTGTTCCTCGGCGTGCTGCTGAAAAAGTTTTCCCTCCACTG GATTTCTCGCAGCAGCCACCTGCACAAGAACTTATTGCAAGGGATCTTCATGACGTTGAATGGAAGTTCAGGCATATTTTCCGGG GGCAGCCCAAACGCCATCTTCTTACAACAGGGTGGAGCGTGTTTGTTAGTGCAAAACGACTTGTTGCAGGAGATTCTGTTCTTTTTATCTG GAATGAGAAAAATCAGCTTTTGTTAGGAATCCGCCGCGCGAATCGACCGCAGACGGTGATGCCATCATCTGTTTTATCAAGTGATAGTATGCATATCGGCCTTCTTGCTGCCGCGTCTCATGCAGCTGCTACTAATAGCTGTTTCACAATATTTTATAATCCAAG GGCTAGTCCATCTGAGTTTGTCATACCCCTTTCAAAATATGTTAAAGCTGTGTATAACACACGGGTTTCAGTTGGGATGCGTTTCCGTATGTTGTTTGAAACTGAAGAATCAAGCGTGCGCAG aTACATGGGAACAATTACTGGCATTGGTGATTTAGATCCCGCTCGTTGGCCTAATTCTCATTGGCGATCTGTGAAG GTCGGTTGGGACGAGTCAACTGCTGGTGAGAGGCAGCCACGTGTATCGTTATGGGAAATCGAACCGTTGACAACCTTTCCTATGTATCCATCGTTGTTTCCTCTTCGTTTGAAACGACCTTGGTATCCCGGACCTTCATCTTTTCAAG ACAACCGAGATGATGCATGGATGAGAGGTGAAACTGCCGAGCAAGCGCTCCATTATTCGAATTTTCAATCGAGCGGTATGTTTCCATGGATGCAGCAGCAAAGGGTAGATCCGTCATTTCTCCAAAGTAATCTTAATCATCAGTATCAAGCAGCATTGGCAGCCGGTATGCAGAATGTCGGAAGTGCAGACGCTTTGAAACAACACTTGTTGCAATTTCAGCAGCCGGTTCAATATCTTCAGCATCCGAGCACCCAAATAACTCACCAGTCAACTCCACAGCCGTTTTTGCATGGTCAAAGTCAACTGATGGACAACTTTTCAAGGTCAATCCAGGAACAAATCAACAACCAAGAGGGTCAACGATTGCAAAATTCATATCCCGAGACTTACCTTATGCAAAACCAGCATCAATCATTTCCAAAGACGGATTTCATGGACTTGAGTCCTAAATTCACCTCCAACATCACACCGTCATCTATGCAGAATATGATCGGTTCAGGAGGGATCAGTAACGTTGCGGGTTCCTCAAGAACCGGTCAAACGGTGGTCACCGAGCATCAGTCAAACCAGCAGCAACTGTGGGCATCAAAGTTCGGTCAAACCCAAGTCAGTGCATCTTCAACTTCACCATCCGTGGAGCAGGAATCAACCTTGGATGCTCAAAATCACGGTTTATTTAGTAATATCAATATTGACTCATCTGGGCTTCTACTTCCGACAATCGATCCTGATTTGTCCACTATACCTTCTTCACCAGCTTCCGGGTTTCAGAACTTTGGCTACATGCAAGACTCTTCTGAGTTGATGCAATCTAACGCGAACCCTAACCGGACATTTGTGAAGGTATACAAATCAGGGTGTGTTGGGAGGTCATTAGACATGAGCCGGTTCAACAGCTACCATGAGCTGAGAGAAGAACTGGGTCAGATGTTCGGGATCGAGGGTCTGCTTGAAGACCCGCAAAGATCAGGCTGGCAGCTTGTATTCGTCGACAGGGAGAATGACGTTCTTCTCCTTGGAGACGACCCTTGGGA GGCATTTGTGAATAGTGTCTGGTACATCAAGATACTTTCACCCCAAGATGTGCAACAACTCGGGAAACACGAGGTTGAATCCTTTGGCCAAAACCCGGGGGAGAAAATGGGGTCGCTTGACTTTTGA
- the LOC110912077 gene encoding auxin response factor 8 isoform X1, with amino-acid sequence MESHALLSPPPLYSNQRSSSTRTDTPTALIPSSSSIITLSLSLHCSSGEKKCLNSELWHACAGPLVSLPIAGARVIYFPQGHSEQVAATTNKEIEAHMPNYPTLPPQLICQLHSVTMQADVETDEVYAQMTLQPLTPQEQKDTFLPVELGIPSRQPTNYFCKTLTASDTSTHGGFSVPRRAAEKVFPPLDFSQQPPAQELIARDLHDVEWKFRHIFRGQPKRHLLTTGWSVFVSAKRLVAGDSVLFIWNEKNQLLLGIRRANRPQTVMPSSVLSSDSMHIGLLAAASHAAATNSCFTIFYNPRASPSEFVIPLSKYVKAVYNTRVSVGMRFRMLFETEESSVRRYMGTITGIGDLDPARWPNSHWRSVKVGWDESTAGERQPRVSLWEIEPLTTFPMYPSLFPLRLKRPWYPGPSSFQDNRDDAWMRGETAEQALHYSNFQSSGMFPWMQQQRVDPSFLQSNLNHQYQAALAAGMQNVGSADALKQHLLQFQQPVQYLQHPSTQITHQSTPQPFLHGQSQLMDNFSRSIQEQINNQEGQRLQNSYPETYLMQNQHQSFPKTDFMDLSPKFTSNITPSSMQNMIGSGGISNVAGSSRTGQTVVTEHQSNQQQLWASKFGQTQVSASSTSPSVEQESTLDAQNHGLFSNINIDSSGLLLPTIDPDLSTIPSSPASGFQNFGYMQDSSELMQSNANPNRTFVKVYKSGCVGRSLDMSRFNSYHELREELGQMFGIEGLLEDPQRSGWQLVFVDRENDVLLLGDDPWEAFVNSVWYIKILSPQDVQQLGKHEVESFGQNPGEKMGSLDF; translated from the exons ATGGAGTCACATGCTCTCCTGTCACCTCCTCCTCTCTACTCAAATCAACGGTCATCATCAACTCGTACGGATACTCCTACGGCTCTGATCCCTTCTTCCTCCTCCATTatcactctttctctctctctccacTGCTCTTCAG GGGAAAAGAAGTGTTTGAATTCGGAGCTATGGCACGCGTGTGCAGGCCCGCTGGTTTCCCTACCAATAGCAGGCGCTCGGGTGATCTATTTCCCTCAGGGTCATAGTGAGCAG GTTGCTGCTACGACAAATAAAGAAATCGAAGCTCACATGCCCAATTATCCTACCTTGCCTCCCCAATTGATCTGCCAGCTTCACAGTGTCACAATGCAG gCAGATGTTGAAACGGATGAAGTGTATGCCCAAATGACATTGCAGCCATTGACCCCG CAAGAACAAAAGGATACATTTCTTCCTGTTGAGTTGGGTATTCCTAGTAGACAACCAACAAATTACTTCTGCAAGACGTTAACCGCTAGTGACACAAGTACGCATGGCGGATTCTCTGTTCCTCGGCGTGCTGCTGAAAAAGTTTTCCCTCCACTG GATTTCTCGCAGCAGCCACCTGCACAAGAACTTATTGCAAGGGATCTTCATGACGTTGAATGGAAGTTCAGGCATATTTTCCGGG GGCAGCCCAAACGCCATCTTCTTACAACAGGGTGGAGCGTGTTTGTTAGTGCAAAACGACTTGTTGCAGGAGATTCTGTTCTTTTTATCTG GAATGAGAAAAATCAGCTTTTGTTAGGAATCCGCCGCGCGAATCGACCGCAGACGGTGATGCCATCATCTGTTTTATCAAGTGATAGTATGCATATCGGCCTTCTTGCTGCCGCGTCTCATGCAGCTGCTACTAATAGCTGTTTCACAATATTTTATAATCCAAG GGCTAGTCCATCTGAGTTTGTCATACCCCTTTCAAAATATGTTAAAGCTGTGTATAACACACGGGTTTCAGTTGGGATGCGTTTCCGTATGTTGTTTGAAACTGAAGAATCAAGCGTGCGCAG aTACATGGGAACAATTACTGGCATTGGTGATTTAGATCCCGCTCGTTGGCCTAATTCTCATTGGCGATCTGTGAAG GTCGGTTGGGACGAGTCAACTGCTGGTGAGAGGCAGCCACGTGTATCGTTATGGGAAATCGAACCGTTGACAACCTTTCCTATGTATCCATCGTTGTTTCCTCTTCGTTTGAAACGACCTTGGTATCCCGGACCTTCATCTTTTCAAG ACAACCGAGATGATGCATGGATGAGAGGTGAAACTGCCGAGCAAGCGCTCCATTATTCGAATTTTCAATCGAGCGGTATGTTTCCATGGATGCAGCAGCAAAGGGTAGATCCGTCATTTCTCCAAAGTAATCTTAATCATCAGTATCAAGCAGCATTGGCAGCCGGTATGCAGAATGTCGGAAGTGCAGACGCTTTGAAACAACACTTGTTGCAATTTCAGCAGCCGGTTCAATATCTTCAGCATCCGAGCACCCAAATAACTCACCAGTCAACTCCACAGCCGTTTTTGCATGGTCAAAGTCAACTGATGGACAACTTTTCAAGGTCAATCCAGGAACAAATCAACAACCAAGAGGGTCAACGATTGCAAAATTCATATCCCGAGACTTACCTTATGCAAAACCAGCATCAATCATTTCCAAAGACGGATTTCATGGACTTGAGTCCTAAATTCACCTCCAACATCACACCGTCATCTATGCAGAATATGATCGGTTCAGGAGGGATCAGTAACGTTGCGGGTTCCTCAAGAACCGGTCAAACGGTGGTCACCGAGCATCAGTCAAACCAGCAGCAACTGTGGGCATCAAAGTTCGGTCAAACCCAAGTCAGTGCATCTTCAACTTCACCATCCGTGGAGCAGGAATCAACCTTGGATGCTCAAAATCACGGTTTATTTAGTAATATCAATATTGACTCATCTGGGCTTCTACTTCCGACAATCGATCCTGATTTGTCCACTATACCTTCTTCACCAGCTTCCGGGTTTCAGAACTTTGGCTACATGCAAGACTCTTCTGAGTTGATGCAATCTAACGCGAACCCTAACCGGACATTTGTGAAGGTATACAAATCAGGGTGTGTTGGGAGGTCATTAGACATGAGCCGGTTCAACAGCTACCATGAGCTGAGAGAAGAACTGGGTCAGATGTTCGGGATCGAGGGTCTGCTTGAAGACCCGCAAAGATCAGGCTGGCAGCTTGTATTCGTCGACAGGGAGAATGACGTTCTTCTCCTTGGAGACGACCCTTGGGA GGCATTTGTGAATAGTGTCTGGTACATCAAGATACTTTCACCCCAAGATGTGCAACAACTCGGGAAACACGAGGTTGAATCCTTTGGCCAAAACCCGGGGGAGAAAATGGGGTCGCTTGACTTTTGA